A window of the Gossypium hirsutum isolate 1008001.06 chromosome A05, Gossypium_hirsutum_v2.1, whole genome shotgun sequence genome harbors these coding sequences:
- the LOC107958391 gene encoding mediator of RNA polymerase II transcription subunit 9, with protein sequence MDPYLGGSWTMIPSIPTHSNVSTPTNQDHLYLSPPPPSQQQQFHPQQFQQQQQQQRMLQQQQQQQQQQQQVQQNQQQQSLASHFHLLHLVENLADTIDNGSRDQHSDALVNELNNHFEKCQQLLNSIAASINSKSMTVEGQKKKLEESEQLLNQRRDLIAKYRSTVEDLLKTEP encoded by the exons ATGGATCCGTACTTAGGAGGAAGCTGGACAATGATCCCCAGCATCCCAACCCACAGTAACGTATCTACTCCCACCAATCAAGACCATCTATACCTTTCCCCTCCTCCACCCTCACAACAACAACAGTTTCATCCACAACAATTCCaacaacaacagcagcagcagcgTATGTTacagcagcagcaacaacaacaacagcagcagcagcaagtGCAGCAGAATCAGCAACAACAATCACTAGCTTCTCACTTCCATCTCTTACAT TTGGTGGAGAATTTGGCTGATACTATTGATAATGGAAGTCGGGATCAACATTCTGATGCTTTG GTTAATGAACTGAACAATCACTTTGAGAAGTGCCAGCAGCTTTTGAACTCGATTGCTGCATCAATTAATTCTAAATCCATG ACTGTTGAAGGTCAAAAGAAAAAGCTGGAGGAAAGTGAACAATTGCTAAACCAAAGGAG GGATCTGATAGCCAAGTATAGAAGCACTGTGGAAGACCTTTTGAAGACCGAGCCATAG
- the LOC107958389 gene encoding chaperonin CPN60-like 2, mitochondrial gives MYRIASKLASSISSSTSRKLVCNRIICNRNYVAKDISFGVGARAVMMLGVSEVADAVKVTMGPKGRNVIIESSRGYPKVTKDGVTVAKSIQFKDKAKNVGADLVKQVANATNKVAGDGTTCATVLTQAILLEGCKSLAAGINVMDLRKGINMAVDTVISDLKSRAVMISTPEEITQVATISANGEREIGELIARAMEKVGKEGVITVTDGNTLDNELEVVEGMKLGRGYISPYFVTDQKTQKCELENPLILIHDKKISDINSLVRILELAINKNRPLLLVAEDLESDALQLLILNKHHAGLKVCAIKAPGFGDNRRANLDDLAILTGGEVISEERGLTLDKVKVEMLGTAKRVTVSLDDTIILHGGGDKKLIEERCEQLRTAMDTSSAMFDREKAQERLSKLSGGVAVFKVGGASEAEVGERKDRVTDALNATRAAVEEGIVPGGGVALLYSTKALQNLQTENEDKKRGVQIIQDALKVPTSTIASNAGYDGSLVLGKLLEQDDDNLGFDASKGAYIDMVKAGIIDPLKVIRTALVDAASVSLLLTTTEVSVLENPDEKKPPSRMPDIDNDY, from the exons ATGTATCGAatagcttcaaaattagcttcATCTATTAG TTCCTCGACTTCGAGAAAACTG GTTTGTAATAGGATAATTTGCAATAGGAATTATGTAGCAAAGGATATCAGTTTCGGGGTTGGGGCACGGGCGGTTATGATGTTGGGTGTGTCTGAAGTTGCAGATGCTGTGAAAGTCACAATGGGACCAAAG GGTCGCAATGTAATTATTGAGAGTAGTCGGGGCTATCCTAAAGTCACGAAGGATGGTGTTACTGTTGCCAAGAGCATTCAATTCAAGGATAAGGCTAAAAATGTTGGTGCAGATCTTGTAAAGCAGGTTGCaaatgccaccaataaagttgctGGAGATg GTACAACTTGTGCAACTGTCCTAACTCAGGCAATTCTTTTGGAAGGCTGCAAGTCATTGGCTGCTGGCATAAATGTGATGGACTTGAGAAAAGGAATTAATATGGCAGTTGATACTGTCATATCTGACTTGAAAAGCAGGGCAGTAATGATAAGCACACCAGAAGAAATTACACAG gttGCCACTATTTCAGCAAATGGAGAACGTGAAATTGGAGAATTGATAGCAAGAGCAATGGAGAAAGTTGGGAAGGAAGGGGTCATTACTGTCACT GATGGGAATACTTTAGACAATGAGTTAGAAGTGGTGGAAGGAATGAAGCTAGGCAGAGGTTATATCTCTCCCTATTTTGTTACCGATCAAAAGACCCAGAAATGT GAACTTGAGAATCCCTTGATTCTCATTCATGACAAGAAAATTTCAGATATTAACTCACTTGTGAGGATATTGGAGTTGGCTATAAAT AAAAACAGACCACTTCTTCTTGTTGCTGAGGATTTGGAGAGTGATGCGCTTCAGTTACTTATTCTCAACAAGCATCATGCTGGTTTGAAG GTTTGTGCCATCAAAGCTCCTGGTTTTGGGGATAATAGACGGGCAAATTTAGATGACCTTGCCATTCTTACCGGCGGAGAG GTTATCAGTGAAGAACGTGGCTTAACTCTTGACAAAGTCAAAGTTGAAATGCTTGGTACTGCAAAAAGG GTCACTGTCTCACTTGATGACACAATAATTCTACATGGGGGAGGGGATAAGAAGCTGATCGAAGAAAGATGTGAGCAG CTGAGGACAGCCATGGATACGAGCAGTGCCATGTTTGACAGGGAGAAAGCACAAGAAAGATTATCAAAACTATCTGGGGGTGTGGCTGTTTTCAAG GTTGGTGGAGCTAGTGAGGCAGAAGTTGGAGAAAGGAAAGATAGGGTCACAGATGCTTTGAATGCCACAAGAGCAGCTGTGGAAGAGGGTATTGTGCCAG GTGGTGGTGTTGCTCTCTTATATAGTACAAAGGCTTTGCAGAATCTTCAAACCgaaaatgaagataaaaaaaGAGGCGTTCAGATAATTCAGGACGCTCTTAAG GTACCTACTTCAACTATAGCTTCTAATGCTGGTTATGATGGCTCTCTGGTTCTTGGGAAACTACTGGAACAAGATGATGATAATTTGGGTTTTGATGCTTCAAAAG GTGCATATATTGATATGGTGAAAGCTGGAATCATAGACCCTCTCAAAGTCATTAGAACAGCCTTAGTCGATGCCGCCAG TGTCTCATTGCTATTAACGACAACCGAGGTATCTGTCCTGGAAAATCCAGATGAGAAGAAACCACCAAGTCGTATGCCAGACATTGATAATGACTACTAG
- the LOC107958390 gene encoding NDR1/HIN1-like protein 13, with product MADRVYPKQATNGTAATSNPSFPATKAQQYGATRPVYRPQPERHRYRRSCCSCCLWTTIAILVLILIAAVASAILYVLYRPHRPTFTVSSLKISALNVTSASKLITNINLNVTAKNPNKKVVYSYNPITVSLVTDDDIAIGEGSFGSFVHGTKNTTLLKAAITSSNQELDDASAAKLKKALKSKKGLPLKIKLDTKVEAKMGALKTPKVGIRVVCEGIKATAPKAKSATTASTSNAKCKVDLRLKIWKWTF from the coding sequence ATGGCAGATAGGGTATACCCCAAACAAGCGACAAATGGCACCGCCGCCACATCCAACCCTTCTTTTCCGGCCACTAAAGCACAACAATACGGAGCCACCCGCCCTGTCTACCGTCCACAACCCGAACGCCACCGCTACCGCCGCTCTTGCTGTTCTTGCTGCCTTTGGACCACCATAGCTATCCTCGTTCTCATCCTCATAGCCGCCGTAGCTTCTGCTATATTGTACGTTCTTTACCGCCCTCACCGTCCTACTTTCACTGTTTCCTCCCTCAAAATCTCGGCACTTAACGTAACCTCAGCTTCCAAGCTGATCACCAACATCAACCTAAACGTCACAGCCAAAAACCCAAACAAGAAAGTCGTCTACAGTTACAACCCAATCACCGTATCGCTTGTCACAGACGACGACATCGCTATTGGAGAAGGTTCCTTCGGTTCCTTCGTGCACGGAACTAAAAACACGACCCTCTTGAAAGCTGCCATAACTAGTAGCAACCAAGAACTCGATGACGCGTCAGCTGCCAAATTGAAGAAAGCTTTGAAGAGCAAGAAGGGGCTGCCATTAAAGATAAAGCTCGATACTAAAGTGGAAGCAAAAATGGGAGCATTGAAGACACCAAAGGTTGGGATAAGGGTTGTTTGTGAAGGGATTAAAGCTACTGCCCCGAAGGCAAAATCAGCAACCACAGCTTCAACTTCTAATGCAAAATGTAAGGTTGATTTGAGACTTAAGATCTGGAAATGGACTTTCTGA